A portion of the Bubalus kerabau isolate K-KA32 ecotype Philippines breed swamp buffalo chromosome 1, PCC_UOA_SB_1v2, whole genome shotgun sequence genome contains these proteins:
- the CXCL12 gene encoding stromal cell-derived factor 1 isoform X4: MDAKVFVVLALVLTALCLSDAKPVSLSYRCPCRFFESHVAKANVKHLKILNTPNCSLQIVARLKNNNRQVCIDPKLKWIQEYLDKALNKRFKM; this comes from the exons ATGGATGCCAAGGTCTTCGTCGTGCTGGCCCTCGTGCTGACTGCGCTGTGCCTCAGCGACG CAAAACCGGTCAGCCTGAGCTACAGATGCCCTTGCCGGTTCTTTGAGAGCCATGTCGCCAAAGCCAACGTCAAGCACCTCAAAATCCTCAACACTCCAAACTGCTCCCTTCAGATCGT GGCAAggctgaagaacaacaacaggcAAGTGTGCATTGACCCGAAATTGAAGTGGATTCAGGAATACCTGGACAAAGCTTTAAACAA
- the CXCL12 gene encoding stromal cell-derived factor 1 isoform X5, producing MDAKVFVVLALVLTALCLSDAKPVSLSYRCPCRFFESHVAKANVKHLKILNTPNCSLQIVARLKNNNRQVCIDPKLKWIQEYLDKALNKR from the exons ATGGATGCCAAGGTCTTCGTCGTGCTGGCCCTCGTGCTGACTGCGCTGTGCCTCAGCGACG CAAAACCGGTCAGCCTGAGCTACAGATGCCCTTGCCGGTTCTTTGAGAGCCATGTCGCCAAAGCCAACGTCAAGCACCTCAAAATCCTCAACACTCCAAACTGCTCCCTTCAGATCGT GGCAAggctgaagaacaacaacaggcAAGTGTGCATTGACCCGAAATTGAAGTGGATTCAGGAATACCTGGACAAAGCTTTAAACAA ACGCTGA
- the CXCL12 gene encoding stromal cell-derived factor 1 isoform X3 has product MDAKVFVVLALVLTALCLSDAKPVSLSYRCPCRFFESHVAKANVKHLKILNTPNCSLQIVARLKNNNRQVCIDPKLKWIQEYLDKALNKFSFSPLGSLSTVR; this is encoded by the exons ATGGATGCCAAGGTCTTCGTCGTGCTGGCCCTCGTGCTGACTGCGCTGTGCCTCAGCGACG CAAAACCGGTCAGCCTGAGCTACAGATGCCCTTGCCGGTTCTTTGAGAGCCATGTCGCCAAAGCCAACGTCAAGCACCTCAAAATCCTCAACACTCCAAACTGCTCCCTTCAGATCGT GGCAAggctgaagaacaacaacaggcAAGTGTGCATTGACCCGAAATTGAAGTGGATTCAGGAATACCTGGACAAAGCTTTAAACAA ATTCTCCTTTTCTCCCCTGGGGAGTCTGAGCACAGTCAGGTGA